The nucleotide window AAAGATGGCGATGAAGTATAAACTCCATTTTGATCAGCCAATGAATTAGCAGAAAATTCAACTTGTTGTTGTCCTTGAACTGGTGACTGAGCTTTGTGCAAGTCAATTTCAGCTTGTACTTTAGCCATTTGGCTTTGTAATTGGTAGATTTCTTCATGTAAAACAGTAACGATCCCAACACAACCGTAAACTGGATCCTTTATTCTGCAATATGCCTCATAGTACAACGTGCCTGCCACATCCGCTCGTTGATGCTCTTGTACTTGctgttattaaaaaatataaaaaattaatttctataatatTCTTTGACATAATTTACCATAATATAATTAGTTCAACAAGGAtaagtgttgttgttgttgttgttgttgttgttgttaaggaTAAGTGTGTAGACATGCAAAATACTACTCTGGTTTGCACCTTGCAGTGTGAAATACTACTCTTTCCACCTCAAAAGAATACGGTTTAAACTATGAGATGGAACCATTTTAATTATGGGTCTCAATTCATATATCTTAAATAGAACTTGTACATTCATGAAAATTGTATAGATATAACAATATAAATCAGtacttttataattaaaattttcaaacaaGTACGAATAATAAATACGAATACGAATAATAAATAAGTTAATAACTACTTCTCTATGTTGTTATCTTAATTTATTGTCACTTATGAGAAAGAAAAGATCTAAACATTTTAACTAACCTAAATAAATGACTGCCGAAACATATTTACACAGAGATTATGAAGCACTGAATGAGATAAGAATATACAAAATATTATCTTGTCTGTACAAATATACTTAAAACGTATTTAATTGAAGAAAGAGAATAAACAAAGATTTCTTATAGGAATATATGATATGGTACTTACCTGGAGCATCTTTCCAACattgctagcaccataaattcTATGAACACAAGAAAATCTTTGTGGATTATTTGGAGGAAAATATGGTAAAAAGATACAATCTGAAGGACATCTTCTTCTTAATTGTTTGCAAGCTGCACAACGAGTGGAAGTCATTTTCTTTCAAAGATCTTTCTATACTATATAAAACAAGAGACAAACAAATCTGCCACAAGGAACAAAGATTTTGTTTGTCTAAAAGAAAATATTGTGAAAATCttttgtttatgaagaagaaaatctAAGCAAAGATCTTAGTTGCTTAATACTTCAATTAAGATTCAAGAGTGTATTTAAATGAAAAGAAATGAAACTATTAACGGCTAGCTTTTTAAAAATTTGATGTTGTAAGGAAAGTTACCAGTACTACAAATTAGCCATTCACTGATTGAGCTAAAATTGGTAACAATGGAATTCAAAGGTTTCTaattattttttctgttttttatGTGCATGCATTCAAAATTTATTTGCGACCTATATACTGCTATGCGAATTTAGAGGAGGAGTTGTAATAAAAGTTATGCGCTTTGTATTTAAAGAAATCATCCAAATTGTTTGAATCAATCTGCTTTATGAAGAAAAAATAGAACGAAACAGAAAAATAAGAAAAGcccattaatttatttttttcccccttcctttttttaaaacaaatttaaacTTCAGCTTTGGGTGACCATGTAAGATTTCTCTCCCTTATGTAATGgaaaaattttgtacgactctcACTGTCGATTGTTATTATTCCCTTTCCCAATGTCCTATATAATGTATCAAAAGGTCAAATACTAACCAACTGGAGGTAACGTATCAGAAAACTAGATACGCATTAACACGAATAATTAATGAAGTTAGGACATAGTGATACAGCTAGAGCAACCTAGAAAGGTATCTTCATTAATAATGACGCAATACTTTAAATTTTCAACCATATTCAAAAGACTATCTAAATTAGAATAGAAATCCTAGCACCCACATCTCCCAAAACCTTGTCTTGAATTCCTTAATTTGTCAAAAAACAATCatatgaatttttgttgtttctttaaGACTTTAACTAGAGAGTTTGGCATAAGAGCCCATTCATCTAGAATCAATAGACTTTGCTACCGCTAATTTTACATGTTTCCATTAAACCACAATCCCCTATTACATCATGTTCAAAttggtccacaataagtgatcaatttacttttttattttggtccaaaataaatgttcatttatataatcaagaaaaaattcaatttgttttttcaaaattactcTTTTGTACGTATCATTAAAAAGTCTTTTACTCCTCACATTTGAGAAGAGAAGTACTACTAAACTATGTTgcaacatttaattaaggatagtttagtcacactatctatttttgtctagaatttagtatttccttAATGGATGTGCGCAAgacaaattggtcacttattatggacctcAGGGAGTACTTTATAAGGCAATTTAAGGTGGGAAATTGAACCTCTACCAACAAAGCGAAAATTCAAAAGTAACATACCAACTGAATTCCCATATTCTAACACTAACGTGGAAGCAAAATTCCCATATTCTAACACTAACGTGGAAGCAAAATTCTTGACAAATACCTAACCTAATATAAATATACCACTAGCTAAATCGTAAGAGCAATGCACTATAGGCTATCAAGTATGTTATTTTATAAACTTGGAAAGGACCATCAAAATATGGATACGACAGTTGGAACTTTGTTTATCACTTTACTGAAAAACTTCCTCgaaagaccagaaaaagtaatttgCACAACTCTGTTGCAGAAATGTCAAACAAGAACCCACTTCCCCTTGAATTACTAATTGGTAGGGGAAAAGAAAAACTACTTAAAGAGACATCCAGCCACACGACATATGGGGAAAAAGATAAGAGAGTTTATACATACATACAGACATAGCTTTAAAAACGTACATCAGTCTGTTCAGGAGTATATTGAGCACAGACACACAAAGTTTAAACACAAATTAGCCAAGCAAAAACACAGCCATATATCAAATGGGGACTTGGTGACGACACCAATGCTTCTTCCAGTATAcataaacttcatttttctttacAATGATTACACCCTATGCAAACTCACAACAGGCCATGGTGAAATTCCAGGTGCTGGCAGCTGCGGCCGAATCACAGGAACCCGCTTCACAACAGAAAATGCTTCATTAAGGCGTGCAGCACGGCTCATGAATTGAGATACCTTCTGCACACAATGATAAAACTTATTCAACACATAGACATGGATTCGATAGTGAGAAGAAAGAGTGATGGTCCAAGGCAAAGGATAGGATTTAAGGACTTGATCCAATGATTCCCTATAATATTCACACAACAGAAGTacaaaaaaattttgaaaacgtTTCAAGTCGAAAACATCAAAATCTGTTCGAAACACAAAGCGTGTGAACACTCTTTGGTTATTCCAAGTTTTACAACTGTTTAAGGTTGGATAGTTCTATAGGACACTTCAGAAGGGggtttaaaatttcagtttccagAGCATGTACTTCTGGTAACATGTCAAAGAGCATGTACTTCTGGTAACATTTATatcctgtttggccaagcttctccatGGCCAAAACCACTTTTTTCCCAAAGttaaagtgtttggccaagcttttagaagaaaaaaatagagcTTTTCagtagaagcagaaaaaagtaacttctctccaaaaacaattttgagaaaaatacatttaaaagcacttttcaaaatcttggccaaacactaattgctgctcggaattacttttcaaattaattagccaaataaAAACTGCTTCTCatcaaaaagtacttttgagaaaaaaaacacttctcaaaataagttgattttagaagcttggacAAACAGGCTATTAGTTTGGCAAGATACAAAATTGAGCAAAAGGTATACAAAATCCATAAACTAAATAAAAATGAAACCAAACTTGACGTTAGGCCTGAAAAGATATTTGGTAGCATTTAACGGTGCCGATGTCAACGAAGTAGACACCATCTACACCAAATAAAAATGTCTCGAGTCGCTGgtttattttctctcttcttttccttctcttttctccttttatttttctctttgctGGTGGAATTTAAAGCAAAATTATCATGAGAAACAAATTACAGCAGAAGACTAAAATAATGTTGAAGGAGCACTAGTAGAAGCAATGAGGCAGCAGTCGTTTAATCCAAGGTAGACTCACAAAGTGCTTTAACAATATCAGTTGTCTATTTAGCAACATCTATTACAGACTGGCTTCCAAGCTGTTGTCCCTTGTATCCTCTTTGTTCACATTTCACAAGTGCTAATAAGGACTGTGGAGGAAGCTGGAAGCAGCAGAAGTTGGAGAACAAACTGAAGATATAGATTTACCCACCCACCAccctaaaagaaaagaaaaaacaacttATTCATGATTGAGACTTTCGAAACTCTTACTATAGGGGTATTGATAAACAATCTTCATTATCTAATACAACTGTAACACAAGGCTTATCATTCCCAGGAATGTTAGAGTGTATGTTATAGCACAGACTATTAAAATTGGTAGTTGCATCTCCATCCATGAGGAACCATTTGTTTATTCTCTATCTTATTGAAACAACTTCAATATAATCAGCGATTTTGGGGTTCTCCAGCTATGTGACTATGACATGCTCCATAAATAAATCACAAGCGATATCAAGGCCGAGCTGGAATAAACAAGTTGCCTTGCTATTTCAAGCTAGATAAAGCACTTCACTCGCTAAAGAAGAAACAGCAATCATGATTACTGAAATG belongs to Nicotiana tabacum cultivar K326 chromosome 6, ASM71507v2, whole genome shotgun sequence and includes:
- the LOC107794851 gene encoding LOB domain-containing protein 23-like; translated protein: MTSTRCAACKQLRRRCPSDCIFLPYFPPNNPQRFSCVHRIYGASNVGKMLQQVQEHQRADVAGTLYYEAYCRIKDPVYGCVGIVTVLHEEIYQLQSQMAKVQAEIDLHKAQSPVQGQQQVEFSANSLADQNGVYTSSPSLFDPSFH